Proteins found in one Quercus robur chromosome 2, dhQueRobu3.1, whole genome shotgun sequence genomic segment:
- the LOC126714382 gene encoding agamous-like MADS-box protein MADS2 produces MGRGRVELKRIENKINRQVTFAKRRNGILKKAYELSVLCDAEVALIIFSNRGKLYEFCSTSSMLKTLERYQKCSYGAVEVNKPGKELEISYREYLKLKARFESLQRTQRNLLGEDLGPLNTNDLERLERQLDSSLKQVRSTKTQFMLDQLSELQNKEHLLVEANRALTIKLDEISSTNNLRQSWEGGEQSMSYGPQNAQSQRFFQPLDCNPTLQIGYNASGSDQQLSGTTHAQQVNGFIPGWML; encoded by the exons ATGGGGAGGGGAAGAGTTGAGCTGAAGAGGATAGAGAACAAGATAAACAGGCAAGTCACTTTTGCAAAGAGGAGGAATGGGATTCTGAAGAAAGCTTATGAACTTTCAGTTCTGTGTGATGCTGAAGTTGCCCTTATTATCTTCTCCAACCGTGGCAAGCTCTATGAGTTCTGTAGCACCTCTAG CATGCTCAAAACACTCGAGAGGTACCAAAAATGCAGTTATGGTGCGGTTGAAGTGAACAAACCTGGCAAGGAGCTCGAG ATCAGTTACCGGGAGTACTTGAAACTGAAAGCTAGGTTTGAGTCCCTACAACGAACTCAGAG AAACCTTCTTGGGGAAGATTTGGGCCCATTAAACACAAATGACCTTGAGAGGCTTGAGCGGCAATTGGACTCATCCTTGAAACAAGTCAGGTCCACTAAg ACACAATTTATGCTGGACCAGCTTTCTGAACTCCAAAATAAG GAACACTTATTAGTGGAAGCAAACAGGGCTTTGACAATAAAG CTGGATGAAATTAGTTCAACAAATAACCTTAGACAATCATGGGAAGGCGGTGAGCAAAGTATGTCATATGGTCCTCAGAATGCTCAATCTCAGAGGTTTTTCCAGCCTTTAGATTGCAATCCCACATTGCAAATAGG GTATAATGCATCTGGTTCCGACCAGCAGTTAAGTGGCACAACTCATGCTCAACAAGTCAATGGGTTCATCCCTGGTTGGATGCTTTGA